A stretch of Dryobates pubescens isolate bDryPub1 chromosome 24, bDryPub1.pri, whole genome shotgun sequence DNA encodes these proteins:
- the SHROOM3 gene encoding protein Shroom3: MLDNINTSISSPEASITHQGRYIYLEALLQGGAPWGFTLKGGLEHGEPLIISKVEQGGKADSLPSKLQAGDEVVNINEVELSSSRREAISLVKGSYKKLKLVVRRDTHAAKGCTDLSPSPDCVTADFQPSKTSWTGGVKLRVKTRRTEAPGRPHSWHSTKLVENQPDPSMMQISQGTLGTPWHQSYHSSSSTSDLSGYEHGYLRRSPDQYSSRGSMESLDHPSPGYHSCHLSPAKSTNSIDQLSHLHSKRDSAYSSFSTNSSIPEYPATPFSKEHSCSTDSLQPRGGLQEGIRQADIRYVKTVYDAQRGISKEYEVKSSALLPSCEARASLEGRSHGRLHGFLRHNLAPSWAQPGQGSLDSKSQLHKGPPLPPARSDSYAATRHHERPSSCAALDLNKPGRGQPKGAWSPLVSTLSQGPLLKSPFGEGHLHTVVEKSPESSPTVKPKQSYSQPAQPGQPLLPTGVYPVPSPEPHYAQVPQPSASSNGTLYPALAKESGYSPPPPVSYDKAVASSTLGFDENGNQSTTNRSTIFYQPPAAERKHEAAAMLLQQKPPGTAGAEDCLTTLRKEELLPPYKVAHSSRETTSPAQATKQSFQTPQPQVRDASERKTHFQPKEDWTAESPEDKNGNAQISERDSGGQQQWGHSKAKQYGFSSLQNIPESSRRQSSSELKEMQLGEGYSIPKLSCLGSSSKEEKDRRAQGHRQWSDVDPQALVRQEEEEGTSVTLFHAGEPKGEEPSSPQHPKTSDFGRSRLSSSSTQSFPYGKAEAAKPRCSVLEKVTKFEQREQSAPRPQSAGVPSFGQHYGPSRTSQPSSTRCSLHSLDDMRSKLPSEPGRVSSPSIRNGKLEEADWRTIELQMVASAKQARPSEYYSLCPENEVQTRAAQLLRSKSTFQLGGEPEKEILWKDNIQDAHGLDTPFNRAYRNSIKDAQSRVLRATSFRRISPPFGNASKRTTQRPASAHMGVRSTAASPHTPKERHSITPTEGSLSALDYGKAQHISRIGGRRRLTAEQKKRSYSEPEKMNEVGISDGEPSPLSIQKKSIHFVFPENTVADRRKIFERDGKASSTACLSKPELKQLQQSALADYIERKTGRRPSSQDVGLLRERAHSSYLQPGATDSQSLSSASSMNSLQDQNLYRRRESFERISRMGRMSSTLPPELLGYFDLSGDEKKPGRQDSTATSRPKAERCREYRARTELTKGTQTDPLGVQGQARYGKQEQVLEMPSSSRKSGKSVSVEDLLDRYDHQTVPVHVRSRSSPTAEKKHQDPLRRESSEFGPVVRDPFYVVSAGPRSFSKQERSHSEKMSFPSYYPHPQPSSEAVTGPATLTENHRLSELARPDSRTSAFVLSPTEARSHCPEQKQGFKPLFLNLSPGAGQSSPNIPAQTLSDFQNAGDGQAVRQHPAKRDAAPPEGNSDIQAQSLGAVQDRSPETPTEEMMWRRKAGLLHRSLPPKALWAHSLKDNSYPRAMVSPPAAGPKFSQRWQSLPTQSSTSSDPETPSPQGTTHLRISESVLQLTPPPAPQDDEDDEVFVTASQPAVASPPFSPQLPSHPLPELSSCTSANSTEGFPPPPPPLALEGTTGAAGDKAPRLAEEAKASSFKSFPKALAEREGTSIGESNWPLSPHASKRTSSPSAVEKQHQLPASSEGPQSADRQPITPPEGNHREPAVATRESENGSPDSGPLSTASPAKTKTKTPEDIKSEALAKEIVHKDKSLADILDPDSKMKTTMDLMEGIFPSGTSLLKENMKRKMTQKKASRRAAEDDTREEKEAPVTLVTCPAYYNVSAPKAELLNKIKDLPEEVGEEEELLDINEKKAELIGSLTNKLEILKEAKEGLLADIKMNNALGEEVELLISNLCKPNEFDKYKMFIGDLDKVVNLLLSLSGRLARVENVLRSLGENANSEERSSLNEKRKLLAGQHEDARELKENLDRRERVVLEILGNYLSEEQLQDYQHFVKMKSALLIEQRELDDKIKLGQEQLKCLMESLPTDFTPRDATAAAALAALLATSSGVSSKTPPAVSSL, translated from the exons GGATACACATGCAGCAAAGGGATGCACTGACCTGTCCCCCAGCCCGGACTGTGTGACCGCTGACTTCCAGCCCAGCAAAACCTCGTGGACAGGAGGAGTTAAGCTACGGGTGAAGACCAG GCGGACTGAAGCTCCAGGCCGACCTCACTCCTGGCATTCAACCAAACTCGTGGAGAACCAACCCGATCCCAGCATGATGCAAATATCTCAGGGTACGCTTGGCACCCCTTGGCATCAGTCCTACCACTCCAG ctcctcaaCCAGCGATCTCTCTGGCTATGAGCATGGCTATCTGAGGAGGAGTCCCGACCAGTACAGCTCCCGGGGCAGCATGGAGAGCTTGGACCACCCCTCCCCTGGCTACCACTCTTGTCACCTGTCCCCAGCCAAATCCACCAACAGCATCGACCAGCTCTCCCACCtccacagcaagagagactcTGCCTacagctccttctccaccaACTCCAGCATCCCCGAGTATCCTGCTACCCCCTTCAGCAAGGAGCACTCCTGCTCCACGGAcagcctgcagccccggggAGGCCTGCAGGAGGGCATCAGGCAGGCTGACATCAGGTACGTCAAGACTGTCTATGATGCCCAGCGTGGGATCTCCAAGGAGTATGAGGTGAAGTCCTCTGCCTTGCTCCCCAGCTGTGAGGCTAGGGCCTCTCTGGAGGGCCGCAGCCATGGCAGGCTCCACGGCTTCCTGCGGCACAACCTGGCTCCCTCCTGGGCACAGCCGGGCCAGGGCTCCCTGGACAGCAAGAGCCAGCTGCACAAGGGACCTCCCTTACCTCCTGCTCGCAGCGACAGCTATGCAGCCACCAGGCACCACGAGAGGCCCAGCTCCTGCGCTGCCCTTGACCTGAACAAGCCTGGTCGGGGTCAGCCAAAAGGGGCCTGGTCTCCACTTGTCAGCACCCTGTCCCAGGGGCCGCTACTGAAAAGCCCTTTTGGAGAGGGGCACCTGCACACTGTGGTGGAGAAGAgcccagagagcagccccaCTGTGAAGCCCAAGCAGAGCTATTCCCAAccagcccagccaggccagcccctgctgcctacTGGTGTCTACCCAGTACCTTCCCCAGAGCCGCACTACGCCcaggtgccccagccctctgcaagCAGCAACGGGACGCTTTATCCAGCTCTGGCCAAAGAAAGTGGCTactctccacctcctccagtCTCCTATGACAAGGCTGtagccagcagcaccctgggcttTGATGAAAATGGAAACCAAAGCACTACAAACAGATCAACCATCTTCtaccagcccccagcagctgagagaaagcACGAGGCTGCAGCAATGCTTCTCCAGCAGAAACCTCCTGGCACCGCAGGTGCAGAAGACTGCCTGACCACGCTGAGAAAGGAGGAGCTGTTGCCCCCCTACAAGGTGGCACACAGCAGCCGAGAGACCACAAGTCCTGCACAGGCCACCAAACAGAGTTTTCaaactccacagccccaggtgaGGGATGCTAGTGAGAGGAAAACCCATTTCCAGCCCAAGGAGGACTGGACAGCAGAGTCCCCAGAGGACAAAAATGGCAACGCACAGATCAGTGAGAGAGACtctggaggccagcagcagtggggtcaCAGCAAGGCCAAGCAGTATGGCTTCTCCTCCTTGCAGAACATCCCAGAGAGCTCCAGGAGGCAAAGCAGCTCCGAGCTAAAAGAGATGCAACTGGGTGAGGGTTATTCCATCCCCAAACTGtcctgcttgggcagcagcagtaAAGAGGAGAAGGACcgcagggcacaggggcacagaCAGTGGAGCGATGTGGACCCGCAGGCCTTagtgaggcaggaggaggaggagggcacgAGCGTGACTCTGTTCCACGCTGGAGAACCGAAGGGTGAGGAGCCCTCATCTCCACAGCACCCAAAGACCTCCGACTTTGGGAGGAGCcggctcagctccagcagcacccagagctttCCCTATGGCAAAGCTGAGGCTGCCAAGCCCCGCTGCTCCGTGCTGGAGAAGGTCACCAAGTTTGAGCAGCGAGAGCAAAGCGCTCCCCGTCCCCAGAGTGCCGGCGTGCCCAGCTTCGGCCAGCACTATGGGCCCAGCAGGACcagccagccctccagcaccaggtgctctctgcacagcctggatgACATgcggagcaagctgcccagtgagccaggcagggtctccagcccctccatcagGAATGggaagctggaggaggctgactGGCGCACCATAGAGCTGCAGATGGTGGCTTCGGCGAAGCAGGCGAGACCCAGCGAGTACTACAGCTTGTGTCCTGAAAATGAGGTGCAaacaagggcagctcagctcctgaggAGTAAAAGCACATTCCAGCTGGGGGGTGAGCCTGAGAAGGAGATCCTCTGGAAGGATAACATCCAGGATGCCCACGGGCTGGACACACCATTTAACAGGGCCTACAGGAACAGCATTAAAGACGCTCAGtccagggtgctgagggccacttCCTTCCGTCGCATCAGCCCCCCCTTTGGGAACGCATCCAAGAGGACAACCCAGCGGCCTGCCTCGGCCCACATGGGCGTGAGGAGCACGGCAGCTTCTCCCCACACCCCAAAGGAGAGGCACAGTATCACACCCACGGAaggcagcctctctgccctggaCTACGGCAAGGCGCAGCACATCTCCCGCATCGGGGGCCGGAGGCGGCTGACGGCGGAGCAGAAGAAGAGGTCGTACTCGGAGCCAGAGAAGATGAACGAGGTGGGCATCTCCGACGGGGAGCCGTCGCCTCTCTCCATCCAGAAGAAGAGCATCCACTTTGTGTTCCCGGAGAACACGGTGGCCGACCGGCGCAAGATCTTCGAGCGGGACGGCAAAGCCTCCTCCACCGCCTGCCTGTCCAAGCCGGAgctgaagcagctccagcagagcgCCCTGGCCGACTACATCGAGCGCAAGACCGGGCGCCGGCCGTCCTCCCAGGAcgtggggctgctgagggagcgCGCCCACAGCTCCTACCTGCAGCCCGGCGCCACAGACAGCCagagcctctcctctgcctccagcaTGAATTCCCTCCAGGACCAGAACCTCTACCGCCGGAGAGAGTCCTTCGAGCGGATATCCAGGATGGGGAGGATGTCTTCTACCcttcctcctgagctgctgggctACTTCGATCTGAGTGGAGACGAGAAGAAGCCGGGGCgccaggacagcacagccacgAGCCGCCCCAAAGCGGAGAGGTGCCGGGAGTACAGGGCCAGAACGGAGCTCACCAAAGGCACACAGACGGACCCACTGGGTGTGCAGGGCCAGGCTCGCTatgggaagcaggagcaggtcctggagatgccctccagcagcaggaagtcTGGGAAGTCAGTGTCCGTGGAGGACCTGCTCGATAGGTACGACCATCAGACAGTCCCCGTGCATGTACGCTCCAGGTCGTCACCCACCGCAGAGAAGAAGCACCAG GACCCACTGAGAAGGGAAAGCAGTGAATTTGGCCCCGTGGTGAGAGACCCTTTCTACGTGGTCAGCGCAGGACCCAG GTCTTtcagcaagcaagaaagaagtCACTCAGAAAAAATGTCCTTCCCAAGTTATTATCCCCATCCTCAGCCCAGCAGCGAGGCTGTCACCGGGCCTGCCACGCTCACCGAGAACCACAGGCTCTCAGAACTTGCCAGGCCAGACAGCAGGACTTCTGCATTCGTCCTAAGCCCAACAGAGGCAAGGAGTCACTGTCCTGAACAAAAGCAAGGCTTTAAACCCTTGTTCCTTAACCTTTCTCCTGGGGCTGGCCAGTCCTCCCCTAACATACCTGCCCAGACTCTCTCAGACTTCCAGAATGCAGGTGATGGCCAGGCTGTGAGACAGCACCCTGCCAAACGAGATGCTGCTCCCCCTGAGGGCAACAGTGACATTCAGGCACAATCTTTGGGTGCTGTCCAGGATAGATCCCCTGAGACTCCCACAGAAGAAATGATGTGGAGAAGAAAAGCCGGGCTGCTTCACAGATCCCTCCCACCCAAGGCGCTGTGGGCTCACTCGCTCAAAGACAACAGCTACCCAAGGGCCATGGTGTCTCCTCCAGCGGCTGGGCCAAAGTTCTCCCAGAGGTGGCAGTCCCTGCCCACGCAGAGCAGCACTTCTTCTGACCCAGAGACTCCCTCTCCCCAGGGGACAACCCACCTCCGGATCTCAGAGTCggtcctgcagctcacaccGCCACCGGCGCCGCAGGACGACGAAGACGACGAAGTGTTTGtcacagcctcccagcctgccGTCGCCTCTCCACCCTTCTCACCCCAACTGCCATCCCATCCCCTtcctgagctgagctcctgcacttctgcaaacagcacagagggattcccacctcctcccccaccgcTGGCACTGGAGGGGACTACCGGGGCAGCTGGAGACAAAGCCCCCAGGCTGGCGGAGGAGGCCAAAGCAAG CAGCTTCAAAAGCTTTCCCAAAGCCCTGGCCGAGAGGGAGGGCACCAGTATCGGTGAAAGTAATTGGCCCCTCTCACCACATGCATCAAAGAGGACCAGCTCTCCATCTGCTGTGGAAAAGCAGCACCAGTTACCTGCTTCTTCTGAAGGACCTCAGAGTGCTGACAGGCAGCCCATAACTCCACCTGAAGGTAACCACAGGGAGCCAGCAGTCGCCACCcgagagtcagagaatggcaGCCCGGACTCTGGGCCGCTCAGCACAGCATCTCCAGCGAAGACAAAGACAAAGACCCCAGAGGATATTAAGTCAGAGGCTCTAGCAAAAGAAATTGTCCACAAAGACAAGTCTCTGGCTGATATCTTGGACCCAGATTCCAAAATGAAGACAACCATGGACTTAATGGAGGGGATTTTCCCCAGTGGGACCAGCTTGCTGAAGGAGAACATGAAAAGGAAGATGACACAGAAGAAAGctagcaggagagcagctgaagatgacaC gagggaagaaaaggaagctccTGTCACCCTGGTCACCTGTCCTGCTTATTACAACGTTTCAGCacccaaagcagagctgctgaataaAATCAAGGACTTGCCAGAGGAAGtaggtgaggaagaggagctgctggacatcAACGAGAAGAAG GCTGAGCTCATCGGGAGCTTGACCAACAAACTGGAGATCCTGAAGGAAGCCAAGGAGGGCCTGCTTGCAGACATCAAGATGAACAATGCTCTTGGAGAGGAGGTGGAGCTGTTGATCAGCAATCTCTGCAAGCCTAACGAGTTTGACAAGTACAAGATGTTCATCGGCGACCTGGACAAGGTGGtgaacctgctgctctccctctcgGGGCGCCTGGCCCGCGTGGAGAACGTCCTGAGGAGCCTGGGGGAAAACGCCAACAGCGAAGAGCGG AGCTCCCTGAAcgagaagaggaagctgctggctggccAGCACGAGGACGCTCGGGAGCTGAAGGAAAACCTTGACCGTCGGGAACGGGTGGTCCTGGAGATCCTGGGTAACTACctgtctgaggagcagctccaggactACCAGCACTTTGTGAAGATGAAATCTGCGCTCCTCATCGAGCAGCGAGAGCTGGACGATAAAATCAAACTGGGTCAGGAACAGCTCAAGTGCCTGATGGAAAGCCTCCCCACGGACTTCACACCCAGGgatgcaacagcagcagctgccctcgcTGCACTACTTGCTACCTCCAGTGGGGTCAGTAGTAAAACACCTCCAGCGGTCTCCTCACTCTAA